One Candidatus Sulfurimonas baltica DNA segment encodes these proteins:
- a CDS encoding response regulator transcription factor, giving the protein MRILLLEDEYSLRVSVKEFLEDIEYEVDDFSDGQEAYDAIYSKSYDILLLDVNVPTMNGFELLKSIRKDGHKTPAIFLTSMIDMNDLKEGYKRGCCDYIRKPFDLFELELRIKQAYTSHYLDDSEVVALNSDISYDMTKGKLTCKEVEVVLRKAEKDILELLIKHKNSVVSMQMFQDEIWGEYVEPATIRVQVNNLKQKLPESIVQNRRGLGYIIER; this is encoded by the coding sequence ATGAGAATTTTACTATTAGAAGATGAGTACTCGCTGAGAGTAAGTGTTAAAGAGTTTTTAGAAGATATAGAGTATGAGGTTGATGATTTCTCTGACGGACAAGAAGCTTACGATGCTATCTATTCTAAATCATATGACATTCTGCTTTTAGATGTTAATGTACCGACTATGAATGGATTTGAGCTCTTAAAATCTATACGAAAAGATGGTCATAAAACCCCTGCAATTTTTTTAACCTCAATGATAGATATGAATGATTTAAAAGAGGGGTACAAAAGAGGTTGCTGTGATTATATTCGTAAACCTTTTGATCTTTTTGAGTTAGAGCTTAGAATAAAGCAGGCATACACAAGCCACTATCTTGATGATAGTGAAGTTGTAGCTCTAAATAGTGATATTTCTTATGACATGACAAAAGGGAAGCTTACATGTAAGGAAGTAGAGGTAGTCCTTAGAAAAGCTGAAAAAGATATTTTAGAACTTTTAATAAAACATAAGAACTCTGTTGTGTCAATGCAGATGTTTCAGGATGAAATATGGGGAGAGTATGTTGAACCAGCAACTATAAGAGTGCAGGTGAATAACTTAAAGCAAAAACTTCCAGAGTCTATAGTGCAAAATCGAAGAGGGTTGGGGTATATAATTGAACGATGA
- a CDS encoding cache domain-containing protein, which yields MLKKLVPIFTFIIIAIVLLIIYFRDTIKEQKIDYILDKSLLTLESQLKNEKINSLKIAISLSKNEGLINALENDDEDLGYKILSDIMNSIKENTNIVIRTQIITADYNIFSRSWDNTYVGMPLEEYRTDLKYFQTHKTPRTSIEVGRMLSIKTTVPIYKDEILLGFVEIISFFDSITSFFKNMGIDLYVLMDDKYFDISVFMQENITLEKYIISNRNYNHNNMKMLNNIDFKKLKTNRILLKDDKYIFYENMKNAEGESIGIFLFVLDKKYLEYFKEPKDEVSFLINMTRNNLYDITKEHQYRNVLSESIDIRSLLSLKDITSKEDKRKYLEIAKERLDKYSKDELIQIILEQKIIKKVDGKIR from the coding sequence ATGTTAAAAAAACTAGTACCGATATTTACTTTTATTATTATTGCTATAGTACTTCTGATTATCTACTTCAGAGATACGATTAAAGAGCAAAAAATTGACTACATTCTCGACAAATCCCTTTTGACACTCGAATCTCAACTTAAAAATGAAAAAATAAACTCTTTAAAAATCGCCATCTCTTTGTCCAAAAATGAAGGTCTTATAAATGCTCTTGAAAATGATGATGAAGATTTAGGTTATAAAATACTCTCAGACATTATGAATAGCATCAAAGAGAATACAAATATTGTAATTAGAACGCAGATAATTACCGCAGATTATAATATATTTTCCAGAAGTTGGGACAATACATATGTAGGTATGCCATTAGAAGAGTATAGAACAGACCTTAAGTATTTCCAAACTCATAAGACTCCCCGCACCTCCATAGAGGTAGGTAGGATGTTGAGTATAAAAACAACAGTTCCTATATATAAAGATGAGATACTTCTAGGATTTGTAGAGATAATTAGTTTTTTTGATTCAATTACTAGTTTTTTTAAGAATATGGGTATTGACTTATATGTTTTGATGGATGATAAGTATTTTGATATATCTGTTTTTATGCAGGAGAACATCACTTTAGAGAAGTATATAATTTCAAATAGAAATTATAATCACAACAATATGAAAATGCTCAATAATATAGATTTTAAAAAACTTAAAACAAACCGCATATTGCTTAAAGATGATAAATATATATTTTATGAAAATATGAAAAATGCAGAGGGTGAGTCAATAGGTATATTTCTCTTTGTTTTAGACAAAAAGTATTTGGAATATTTCAAAGAACCAAAAGACGAGGTCTCTTTTCTTATCAATATGACTAGAAATAACCTCTATGATATCACTAAAGAACACCAGTATAGAAATGTTTTAAGTGAGAGTATTGATATTAGATCACTACTCTCACTTAAAGATATTACTTCTAAAGAGGATAAGAGAAAGTATTTGGAGATAGCTAAAGAGAGATTAGATAAATATTCTAAAGATGAGCTTATCCAAATAATTTTAGAACAAAAAATCATTAAAAAAGTTGATGGAAAAATAAGATGA
- a CDS encoding DsrE family protein, with protein sequence MKKFIIIVTIFLGLLRADEDIYKLVLDVTTSDIGKFKQSVISGVAKNKAYYEGKFKELEVVAVIHGGAYRFFLKDVASSEYKDDKELLKEQNELALRVKSLSETYNVKFLICKSGMEKHSIKKEDMYDFVELTPNAMIGLIDTQNNGFAYVPVK encoded by the coding sequence ATGAAAAAATTTATTATTATAGTTACCATTTTTTTAGGTTTACTTAGAGCTGATGAAGATATATATAAACTGGTTCTTGATGTAACTACGTCTGACATAGGAAAGTTTAAACAGAGTGTCATAAGTGGCGTAGCAAAAAATAAAGCATACTATGAGGGCAAGTTTAAAGAGCTTGAAGTAGTAGCGGTCATACATGGAGGTGCTTATAGATTTTTTTTAAAAGATGTAGCATCTTCTGAATATAAAGATGACAAGGAGCTTTTAAAAGAGCAAAATGAGCTTGCCCTAAGGGTTAAATCACTGAGTGAGACATATAATGTTAAGTTCTTAATATGCAAATCCGGCATGGAGAAGCATTCAATCAAAAAAGAAGATATGTACGATTTTGTGGAACTTACCCCAAATGCTATGATAGGGCTGATAGATACTCAAAATAATGGTTTTGCTTATGTTCCAGTCAAATAA
- a CDS encoding molybdopterin molybdotransferase MoeA, which yields MSLLSYETSQNMLDLLEVNSARHENLPLSCSLGRVLAEDIVAEFNDPQFATASMDGYAVIHADLDSDEISILGSNPAGHAETRVVKSGECIKTFTGSMMPRGSDTLIQIENVTVNDGKITIDEKVPLGSSVRPIGEGYRAGDVLIKKGTKIGFAQIGVMAGLNKVMVKVALKPRVAVISTGSEILDLGVNSTNPSQIRSSNNYTLCALFEQAGAEVIQLGTVGDDRDSIMKTFENALSCADILVSTGGVSVGDYDFVKDIVPRLGAEVIYKGVAIKPGKHILVAQRAEKFVLALPGFAYSSTVVSILYVLPLIAKMLGRDSAYKTVEAKLSEEFNKRSKLTEFTACNVVVEDGEYFVNFKNKKVGSSAILNNLLDSSALMVAGEEDGNLSEGTFVNVILLDSF from the coding sequence ATGAGTTTATTATCATACGAAACAAGCCAAAATATGTTGGATTTACTTGAGGTGAATTCAGCTAGGCATGAAAATTTGCCACTGAGTTGCTCTCTTGGCAGAGTTTTAGCAGAAGATATTGTTGCAGAGTTCAACGACCCTCAGTTTGCTACCGCTTCAATGGACGGCTACGCTGTTATTCATGCTGATTTAGATAGCGATGAGATAAGCATACTGGGGAGTAACCCTGCAGGACATGCTGAGACAAGAGTTGTAAAAAGTGGAGAGTGCATCAAAACATTTACAGGTTCTATGATGCCTAGGGGGTCAGACACACTTATTCAGATTGAGAATGTAACTGTAAATGACGGAAAAATAACTATTGATGAAAAAGTCCCTCTTGGCTCATCTGTTCGACCGATTGGTGAAGGGTATAGAGCCGGAGACGTACTTATTAAAAAAGGTACAAAGATTGGCTTTGCTCAGATTGGTGTTATGGCTGGACTCAATAAGGTAATGGTGAAGGTTGCACTTAAACCCAGAGTGGCAGTAATCTCAACAGGGAGTGAAATCTTAGATCTTGGGGTCAACAGCACCAATCCATCACAAATAAGAAGCTCAAACAACTATACTCTTTGCGCTCTTTTTGAGCAGGCGGGAGCAGAGGTTATTCAGCTTGGAACGGTCGGTGATGACAGAGACTCAATTATGAAAACATTTGAAAATGCCCTCTCGTGTGCCGACATATTGGTGAGCACGGGTGGCGTGAGTGTCGGAGATTATGATTTTGTCAAAGATATTGTCCCTCGCCTTGGTGCAGAGGTAATCTATAAGGGTGTAGCTATTAAACCTGGGAAGCATATCTTAGTTGCGCAAAGAGCAGAGAAGTTTGTTTTAGCACTTCCAGGTTTTGCATACTCTTCAACAGTAGTGTCAATTCTTTATGTTCTACCACTGATAGCTAAAATGCTTGGACGTGACTCTGCTTATAAAACTGTAGAGGCAAAACTTAGTGAAGAGTTCAACAAAAGAAGCAAGTTAACAGAGTTTACCGCTTGTAATGTAGTAGTAGAAGATGGTGAGTATTTTGTAAATTTTAAAAATAAGAAAGTTGGCAGTTCGGCAATACTGAATAACTTGCTAGATTCAAGTGCCTTAATGGTTGCTGGCGAAGAAGATGGCAATTTGTCAGAAGGTACTTTTGTAAATGTAATTTTACTCGATAGTTTTTAG
- a CDS encoding molybdopterin synthase catalytic subunit produces MLYLYEGALDVPTILKEWYEQEATSNYGAYIPFVGTVRSEDDIDGLSFDLYEPILNSWFKAWEEKAEAKGAIIKMAHSKGDVMLHESSYIAAVFSPKRRVALEFIDEFVEDFKASAPIWKYDLKNGERIYALERSTAIKGSGILS; encoded by the coding sequence GTGTTATATTTGTATGAGGGAGCGTTGGATGTACCTACAATTTTAAAAGAGTGGTACGAGCAAGAGGCGACAAGTAATTACGGAGCGTATATCCCTTTTGTCGGAACTGTTAGAAGCGAAGATGATATCGACGGACTGAGTTTTGATTTATATGAGCCTATTTTAAACTCTTGGTTCAAGGCTTGGGAAGAAAAAGCAGAGGCTAAGGGGGCTATTATAAAAATGGCTCACTCCAAGGGAGATGTTATGCTTCATGAGTCATCTTATATCGCGGCAGTTTTCTCTCCAAAGCGCAGAGTTGCTTTAGAGTTTATAGATGAATTTGTTGAGGATTTTAAAGCATCAGCCCCTATTTGGAAGTATGATTTGAAAAACGGCGAGAGAATTTATGCACTTGAGAGATCAACTGCAATAAAAGGGAGTGGAATATTGTCATGA
- a CDS encoding MoaD/ThiS family protein produces the protein MVRVEFLGPMQKEPLELEITNLSELANILQDDKDMQKWLENSAVAVNDTLVSSRDFSLKDGDKVSLLPPVCGG, from the coding sequence TTGGTAAGAGTGGAATTTTTAGGACCAATGCAAAAAGAGCCTTTAGAGTTAGAGATAACAAATTTAAGCGAATTAGCAAATATACTTCAAGATGACAAAGATATGCAAAAGTGGCTGGAAAATTCAGCAGTAGCTGTAAATGACACACTTGTAAGTTCCCGCGACTTTTCACTAAAAGATGGTGATAAAGTCTCACTTCTTCCACCTGTTTGCGGAGGTTGA
- a CDS encoding MqnA/MqnD/SBP family protein — protein MVFGKIEYLNLLPFHVFMKQFTKSSQQSISMHYKRGVPSKINKDFTSRRVDAAFISSIGAKKYSHVELGIIAKKEVLSVLVIPHVESVSDAASATSNVLAKVLNVRGEVIIGDKALKYYLQNKPHVDLAQEWNKKYNLPFVFALLCFHKDKKLYKSIQKNFLKQKIKIPQYILKQASLRTDISQKEILNYLKYISYELDAKAKKGLMKFYKEAKNF, from the coding sequence GTGGTTTTTGGCAAAATAGAGTATTTAAATCTTTTACCGTTTCACGTATTTATGAAACAATTCACAAAAAGTAGCCAACAAAGTATCAGTATGCACTATAAACGCGGTGTTCCCTCAAAAATAAATAAAGATTTTACTTCACGCAGAGTAGACGCCGCTTTTATCTCAAGTATAGGTGCAAAAAAATACTCACATGTAGAGTTGGGAATCATTGCCAAAAAAGAGGTTTTGAGTGTTTTGGTTATTCCACATGTAGAGAGTGTTAGTGATGCGGCGTCTGCAACTTCGAATGTTTTAGCTAAAGTTTTAAATGTTCGCGGAGAGGTTATTATAGGTGATAAAGCTCTTAAATATTATCTGCAAAACAAGCCACATGTGGACTTAGCGCAAGAGTGGAACAAAAAATACAATTTACCCTTTGTCTTCGCACTTTTATGTTTTCATAAAGATAAAAAACTTTACAAAAGCATACAAAAAAATTTCCTAAAACAAAAAATAAAAATTCCGCAATATATCTTAAAACAGGCATCTCTGCGAACAGATATCTCACAAAAAGAGATATTAAACTACCTAAAATATATATCTTACGAACTTGATGCAAAAGCAAAAAAAGGGCTTATGAAATTTTACAAAGAGGCTAAAAACTTTTAG
- a CDS encoding EAL domain-containing protein encodes MRIGAHYLAFHSFAEYFAVFVSLGISLITYYTYSFTKNRYLLFIGLGYFWIAILDVLHTQTYMGMNIYEIYDSNTSITFWVFTRLFEASILLTAPFMRYREYKNFNLTLLFFIITSIIIVVAMNFPPEMFIEGEGLTDLKIGLEYFIIFILLVTLYFNKKYANEFSAVIRKAMQYSVILTILAEASFALYTDVYGVMNLAGHIFKFLSFWILLQAILKTSLEEPFALMQKSATTYNVIPYPVIVVDKKGTVRQANRVALEMFGKEESSVIGSRNHKLFHPKSINENECPICKSILNGEVLEDYILTDKDLNTTAQYSLSPIKSNENSVSGMLQIIVDITHAKTLETKVEKQKEVLEYQTNYDALTNLPNRFLLEDRLEHAIQKAKHHDEEFALLLIDLDQFKQINDTLGHKIGDQVLKIFSSRLQNIIHEDDTLARFGGDEFSVVLENVQSLEAVYELAENIIQGAKQPIFIGKHTLYISASIGISMYPKDSGDIHDLQKYSDSAMYKAKEEGRNNFQFYSPEMTLIAMSKVLMQSDLRKAIANEEFVVYYQPQIDTSNDKDVLIGLEALVRWEHPTQGLIPPFKFIPLAEETGMIVELDRLVMKMAIAQVAQWYKEGLNPGKLSLNLAMKQLHQDDFIQAIQTIIDDCGCIDKKYLSFEITESDLMTNPEVSIKKLNILKELGIEISIDDFGTGYSSLSYLKRLPVSKLKIDQSFTRGIPGDKDDVVLVKTIIALAKNLNMKVIAEGVETKEQKEFMYENGCVEIQGYLYSKPIPSEETKKFIISYQ; translated from the coding sequence ATGAGAATAGGTGCGCACTACCTTGCCTTTCACTCTTTTGCCGAGTACTTTGCAGTTTTTGTAAGTTTGGGCATATCATTAATAACGTACTATACATACTCTTTTACAAAAAACAGATATTTGCTATTTATAGGGCTAGGCTATTTTTGGATTGCTATTTTAGATGTATTGCATACGCAGACGTATATGGGAATGAATATTTATGAGATATATGATTCAAATACATCAATAACTTTTTGGGTATTTACTCGCCTTTTTGAAGCTTCCATATTACTAACAGCTCCTTTTATGCGATATAGAGAGTACAAAAATTTTAATCTCACACTGCTATTTTTTATAATTACAAGTATTATTATTGTTGTAGCTATGAACTTTCCTCCTGAGATGTTTATTGAAGGAGAAGGATTAACGGATTTAAAAATAGGACTTGAATACTTTATAATTTTTATTTTACTTGTGACACTTTATTTTAATAAAAAATATGCCAACGAATTTAGTGCAGTAATTAGAAAAGCTATGCAATACAGCGTAATTTTGACCATTCTTGCAGAGGCCTCTTTCGCTCTTTATACTGATGTATATGGAGTAATGAATCTTGCTGGGCATATATTTAAATTTTTATCATTTTGGATACTGCTGCAAGCTATTCTTAAAACATCTTTAGAAGAGCCATTCGCTCTAATGCAAAAGAGTGCTACTACTTACAATGTTATTCCTTACCCGGTAATTGTTGTAGATAAAAAAGGGACAGTAAGACAAGCAAACAGAGTTGCATTAGAGATGTTCGGCAAAGAAGAATCTTCTGTTATAGGTTCAAGAAATCATAAGCTGTTTCACCCAAAAAGTATTAATGAAAATGAGTGCCCAATCTGCAAATCAATTTTAAATGGTGAAGTTTTAGAAGATTATATTTTGACTGACAAAGATTTAAATACTACGGCGCAGTATTCACTGAGTCCAATAAAAAGTAATGAAAATAGTGTATCCGGTATGCTTCAGATTATTGTTGATATAACACATGCCAAAACACTAGAAACTAAAGTGGAAAAACAAAAAGAGGTTTTAGAGTACCAAACTAATTATGACGCATTAACCAATCTGCCAAATAGGTTTTTGTTAGAAGACAGACTAGAACATGCAATCCAAAAAGCCAAGCATCATGATGAAGAGTTTGCTCTACTGCTTATAGATCTTGACCAGTTTAAGCAGATCAATGATACATTGGGACATAAAATTGGAGACCAAGTTTTAAAAATATTTAGCAGCAGACTTCAAAATATAATTCATGAAGATGATACATTGGCTAGATTTGGAGGAGATGAATTTTCAGTAGTGTTAGAAAATGTACAATCCTTAGAGGCAGTTTATGAATTGGCAGAGAATATTATTCAAGGTGCAAAACAGCCAATATTTATTGGGAAGCATACTCTATATATATCAGCTAGCATAGGGATTAGCATGTATCCTAAAGACTCTGGTGATATACATGATTTACAAAAGTATTCTGACAGTGCTATGTATAAAGCAAAAGAGGAGGGGAGAAATAATTTTCAATTCTATTCTCCTGAGATGACACTAATTGCTATGAGTAAAGTTCTTATGCAAAGTGATTTAAGAAAAGCAATAGCGAATGAAGAGTTTGTGGTCTACTATCAGCCACAAATTGATACCTCAAACGATAAAGATGTCTTGATTGGACTAGAGGCTTTGGTTAGATGGGAACACCCGACACAAGGGCTTATTCCACCATTCAAGTTTATCCCCTTGGCTGAAGAGACAGGTATGATTGTCGAGCTTGACAGGTTGGTCATGAAAATGGCAATAGCTCAGGTAGCACAATGGTATAAAGAGGGTTTAAATCCGGGGAAGCTATCTTTAAATCTTGCAATGAAACAACTACATCAGGACGATTTTATACAAGCCATTCAGACAATAATAGATGATTGCGGATGCATAGACAAAAAATATTTATCATTTGAAATAACTGAAAGTGATTTAATGACAAATCCTGAGGTGTCAATTAAAAAGTTAAATATACTAAAAGAGTTGGGCATAGAAATATCAATTGATGATTTTGGAACAGGTTACTCTTCGCTCTCTTATTTAAAACGCTTGCCTGTCAGTAAATTGAAAATAGATCAATCATTCACAAGGGGAATTCCCGGTGATAAAGATGATGTTGTTTTAGTTAAAACAATTATTGCTCTGGCAAAAAACCTTAATATGAAGGTGATTGCCGAAGGTGTTGAGACAAAAGAGCAAAAGGAGTTTATGTATGAAAATGGTTGTGTTGAAATTCAGGGGTACCTCTACTCAAAACCAATACCTAGTGAAGAGACGAAGAAATTTATAATTTCATATCAGTAG
- the glgB gene encoding 1,4-alpha-glucan branching protein GlgB codes for MTYPIYYDISRFSTLDIYLFKEGTHVKLYERLGSHLMEREGQRGAYFALWAPNAKRVTLRGDFNQYDIHSHPLKMRDDESGIWECFIQNVEPGTTYKYHISTDGDNANPDKADPYAFYAEVAPNSSSRVWSIEDYKWRDKEWMKSRHKNNSHKAPISIYEVHLGSWRRKVEESNRPLTYSEAAIELAEYLCEMNFTHVELMPITEFPFEGSWGYQVTGYFAPTARYGTPQDFMSFVDVMHEYGIGVILDWVPSHFVTDGHGLMNFDGTCLYEHEDPRLGYHPDWKSAIFNYERNEVRAFLISSAMFWLDKYHIDGIRVDAVSSMLYLDFGRENGEWIANEHGGNANLGAIKFLKQLNTSLYGEFSDIMTFAEEATAYPMVSRPVDEGGLGFGYKWNMGWMHDSLKYMKNDPIYRQHYHSQLTFSFVYMYNENYTLPLSHDEVVHLKGSLINKMPGDNNQKFANLRALFALMIAHPGKKLLFMGGEFAQFGEWNYKQSLDWHLLENPQNRGIQTIIKSLNKLYIEEPSLHKNDVQVEGFEWIDENDYQANVISFIRKGSKKDKAVIVICNFSDKTHVDYPIGVPKKGVYKEIFNSQSAEFDGWGITNENPIKTEAKEHHGRKHMLHVTLPPLGVIYLKMVNNKL; via the coding sequence ATGACATATCCTATTTATTATGATATAAGCCGCTTTAGCACACTTGATATTTATTTATTTAAAGAGGGGACACATGTAAAGCTCTATGAGCGATTAGGTTCACATCTTATGGAGAGAGAAGGGCAGAGAGGTGCTTACTTTGCACTCTGGGCACCAAATGCAAAAAGGGTGACGCTTCGCGGTGATTTTAACCAATACGACATTCATTCGCACCCTCTAAAAATGAGAGATGACGAGTCTGGAATTTGGGAGTGCTTTATCCAAAATGTAGAGCCGGGTACAACTTATAAATATCATATCTCTACCGATGGCGATAATGCAAACCCGGATAAAGCTGACCCATATGCCTTTTATGCAGAGGTTGCCCCAAACTCGTCATCACGTGTATGGAGCATAGAGGATTACAAGTGGAGAGATAAAGAGTGGATGAAATCACGCCATAAAAACAACTCCCACAAAGCTCCTATCTCTATTTATGAAGTTCATTTAGGTTCATGGAGACGTAAGGTTGAGGAGTCAAACCGCCCTTTAACTTATAGTGAAGCAGCCATAGAGTTGGCAGAGTATCTGTGTGAGATGAATTTCACACATGTAGAGTTGATGCCAATTACTGAATTCCCTTTTGAGGGTTCGTGGGGTTATCAGGTAACAGGGTATTTCGCCCCAACGGCACGCTATGGAACACCTCAGGATTTTATGAGTTTTGTTGATGTTATGCATGAGTATGGAATCGGTGTAATCCTTGACTGGGTCCCTTCACATTTTGTGACCGACGGGCATGGTCTTATGAACTTTGACGGAACTTGCCTTTATGAGCACGAAGATCCACGCTTAGGGTACCATCCAGATTGGAAAAGTGCAATTTTCAACTATGAGCGTAATGAAGTTCGTGCATTTCTAATCAGTTCTGCAATGTTTTGGCTGGATAAATACCATATTGACGGTATCCGTGTTGACGCAGTATCTTCAATGCTCTATCTTGATTTTGGACGTGAAAATGGGGAGTGGATAGCAAATGAGCATGGAGGTAATGCAAACCTTGGTGCAATAAAATTTCTTAAGCAACTCAACACAAGTCTTTACGGTGAGTTTAGTGACATTATGACCTTTGCTGAAGAGGCAACTGCATACCCTATGGTCAGCCGTCCGGTCGATGAGGGAGGTTTAGGGTTTGGCTACAAGTGGAATATGGGATGGATGCATGATTCATTGAAATATATGAAAAATGACCCTATTTACCGCCAGCACTACCACAGCCAGCTCACTTTTAGTTTTGTTTACATGTATAATGAAAACTACACTTTACCGCTAAGTCACGATGAGGTTGTCCATCTAAAAGGCTCTTTGATAAACAAGATGCCTGGGGACAATAACCAAAAGTTTGCAAACCTTAGAGCTCTGTTTGCTTTGATGATTGCACACCCCGGAAAGAAACTGCTTTTTATGGGTGGTGAATTTGCCCAGTTTGGTGAGTGGAACTACAAGCAAAGTCTTGATTGGCACCTGCTTGAGAACCCGCAAAACAGAGGTATCCAAACTATAATAAAGAGTCTTAACAAACTTTATATAGAGGAGCCATCTCTACACAAAAACGATGTGCAGGTAGAGGGTTTTGAGTGGATTGATGAGAATGACTATCAGGCTAATGTTATTAGTTTTATTAGAAAAGGCTCTAAAAAAGATAAAGCGGTTATAGTGATTTGTAATTTTTCAGATAAGACGCATGTAGATTACCCTATTGGAGTTCCTAAAAAAGGGGTGTATAAAGAGATTTTTAACTCGCAGTCAGCAGAGTTTGATGGTTGGGGTATTACTAATGAAAACCCTATAAAAACAGAAGCAAAAGAGCATCACGGACGTAAACACATGCTACATGTAACGCTTCCACCTCTGGGTGTGATATATCTTAAAATGGTGAATAATAAGTTATAA
- the glgA gene encoding glycogen synthase GlgA, which yields MIKKKLNILFVASEVVPFAKTGGLADVSGALPKALGELGHNIIVVMPRYYQVDKSKLTHLEGALGVPMGPMGELWAGVYTSPLPNSDVPVYFIDYEEFFGRKELYNDDNEPFIDNDNRFIFLSKAALQLCKKLNFVPDVIHANDWHTASLPLLTQTRFWHDFRDVPTVLTVHNLQHQGNFYKGAMDVMESGWDHFDPTSFESFDSINMLKGGIAYADAVTTVSKRYAQEIQTQEFGFGLEHHIQAHSGKLFGILNGVDYDEWNPSVDTKIAQKFDVGNMNGKATCKRAMQEHFGLEVNDNIPLIGFVGRFAEQKGIGLISGILDGLMEQNIQIIMLGAGEKWAEHYFSEAASRHRGKFGIHVGYSDALAHQIEAGCDFFLMPSLFEPCGLNQIYSLRYGTLPIVRATGGLDDTIENFDENHENGNGFKFDLPTHEALYYTILWAVSIYNNDKKSFKAMQKHAMQMHFGWDDAAKSYEDVYRHTIANRRKH from the coding sequence ATGATTAAGAAAAAATTGAATATTTTATTTGTGGCATCAGAAGTTGTTCCATTCGCTAAAACAGGTGGGTTGGCCGATGTCTCTGGAGCTTTGCCTAAAGCATTGGGTGAACTTGGTCATAATATTATTGTTGTGATGCCTCGTTACTATCAGGTTGATAAAAGTAAGCTGACTCACCTTGAGGGTGCTTTAGGTGTTCCAATGGGACCTATGGGGGAGTTATGGGCAGGTGTCTATACGTCACCTCTTCCTAACAGTGATGTCCCTGTTTATTTTATAGATTATGAAGAGTTTTTTGGACGTAAAGAACTTTACAATGATGATAATGAGCCTTTTATAGATAATGACAACAGATTTATATTTCTCTCAAAAGCAGCTCTACAATTATGTAAAAAGTTGAATTTTGTGCCAGATGTAATTCATGCGAATGATTGGCATACAGCTTCACTTCCACTGCTGACTCAAACACGTTTTTGGCACGACTTTAGAGATGTGCCAACGGTGCTGACAGTTCATAATCTTCAACATCAGGGCAACTTTTACAAGGGCGCTATGGATGTTATGGAGTCTGGATGGGACCACTTTGACCCAACAAGCTTTGAGAGTTTCGATAGTATAAATATGTTAAAAGGGGGAATTGCCTACGCTGATGCGGTCACCACAGTCTCCAAGCGCTATGCTCAAGAGATTCAGACACAAGAGTTCGGTTTTGGCTTAGAGCATCATATCCAAGCACACTCAGGAAAACTTTTTGGTATTTTAAATGGTGTAGATTACGATGAATGGAACCCCTCTGTTGATACTAAGATTGCCCAAAAATTTGATGTTGGAAATATGAATGGTAAGGCTACATGTAAGCGTGCAATGCAAGAACATTTTGGTCTTGAGGTAAATGACAACATACCACTGATAGGGTTTGTCGGACGCTTTGCAGAGCAAAAAGGGATAGGGCTTATTTCTGGAATACTAGATGGACTAATGGAACAAAATATTCAGATTATTATGCTTGGTGCTGGTGAGAAATGGGCTGAACACTACTTTAGCGAGGCAGCATCAAGGCACAGAGGTAAATTTGGTATACATGTAGGCTATTCAGATGCTTTAGCACACCAAATCGAAGCAGGATGTGATTTCTTTTTGATGCCGTCGCTGTTTGAGCCTTGTGGTCTGAACCAAATCTACAGTCTTCGCTATGGAACACTCCCTATTGTCCGTGCTACCGGCGGGCTAGATGATACTATTGAAAACTTTGATGAAAATCATGAAAACGGCAATGGGTTTAAATTTGATTTGCCAACGCATGAGGCGCTTTACTACACAATACTTTGGGCTGTAAGTATTTACAATAATGATAAAAAATCCTTTAAAGCAATGCAAAAACATGCAATGCAGATGCACTTCGGCTGGGATGATGCCGCTAAATCGTATGAAGACGTATATAGACATACTATTGCTAATCGTCGCAAACACTAA